A genomic stretch from Hoplias malabaricus isolate fHopMal1 chromosome 4, fHopMal1.hap1, whole genome shotgun sequence includes:
- the LOC136695066 gene encoding uncharacterized protein, protein MENLGKPKILKESTKNTATVMMLMMAADALRDLHGLCTKTFIAESMGRPIGNNDAQRLAICDLLEILLQQLRPMRDQPLIETMTNLMRVTDEDGTIMDLLENLINEPSPNSEAHEHVSQMEGNEKMGYPKEFIGEVLMRMDEIWLRVRELKNEAVTLYIKKREEDVVEEAAGMTEEERDSIRTEEEREKKEQLGARNKQERRS, encoded by the exons ATGGAGAATCTGGGAAAGCCCAAGATTCTGA AGGAATCGACAAAGAACACAGCAACagtgatgatgctgatgatggCAGCAGATGCACTGAGGGACCTTCATGGCTTGTGCACGAAGACGTTCATAGCGGAGAGTATGGGCAGACCTATTG GGAACAACGATGCTCAGAGGTTGGCAATCTGTGATCTACTGGAGATTCTGCTTCAACAGCTCCGGCCAATGAGAGACCAACCTCTGA TTGAAACAATGACAAACTTGATGAGGGTGACGGACGAGGATGGAACGATTATGGATCTGCTGGAGAACCTAATCAATGAACCAAGCCCCAACAGCGAAGCTCATG AACATGTCTCCCAAATGGAGGGGAATGAGAAGATGGGCTATCCTAAGGAATTTATCG GTGAGGTTCTAATGAGGATGGATGAGATTTGGCTGAGAGTGAGGGAACTTAAGAATGAGGCAGTGACCCTCTACATTAAGAAAAGGGAGGAAGACGTGGTGGAGGAAGCTGCGG GAATgacagaggaggagagggatAGTATTAggacagaagaagaaagagagaaaaaggaacAACTGGGTGCTAGGAATAAACAAGAAAGAAGGAGCTAG